In a genomic window of Gouania willdenowi chromosome 11, fGouWil2.1, whole genome shotgun sequence:
- the srsf10b gene encoding serine and arginine rich splicing factor 10b isoform X3: MGKGNKSELFFMFEDVRDAEDALHSLDRKWVCGRQIEIQFAQGDRKTPNQMKTKERRSPGRSSRYDDYDRDSRRSRRSRSRSYERYRSRSPSCDRRRRRSESPRESRSGRGYGRGRSRSREDERYKQRPRRESRERSRSRSRSPRENINMASASHYAGEEARGAQSPSRSRSRSASRSHSRSRSRSRSWAGRKSGGR, from the exons ATGGGCAAAGGTAACAAGtctgaattattttt CATGTTTGAGGACGTCCGCGATGCAGAGGATGCTCTTCACAGTCTGGACAGGAAGTGGGTTTGTGGTCGGCAGATTGAAATCCAGTTTGCGCAGGGCGACCGAAAGA CGCCTAATCAGATGAAAACAAAGGAGCGGCGTTCGCCTGGCAGATCCTCGCGCTACGACGACTACGATCGCGACAGCAGACGCAGCAGGCGGTCGCGCAGCCGCAGCTACGAAAGGTACAGGTCACGGAGCCCGTCCTGCGATCGACGTCGGAGACGATCCGAGAGTCCCAGAGA gTCTCGTAGTGGACGGGGGTACGGAAGAGGACGGAGCAGGAGCCGCGAGGACGAGAG ATACAAGCAGAGACCTCGCAGAGAGTCCAGAGAGCGTTCCAGGTCCCGCTCCAGATCACCACGAGAGAACATAAACATGGCGTCTGCGTCTCACTACGCCGGAGAAGAAGCCAGAGGAGCTCAGTCTCCTTCCCGCTCCAGGTCCAGATCCGCGTCTAGATCGCACTCCCGCTCGCGCTCCCGTTCCCGCTCCTGGGCTGGACGCAAGTCCGGAGGACGCTAA
- the srsf10b gene encoding serine and arginine rich splicing factor 10b isoform X4 gives MGKGNKSELFLFEDVRDAEDALHSLDRKWVCGRQIEIQFAQGDRKTPNQMKTKERRSPGRSSRYDDYDRDSRRSRRSRSRSYERYRSRSPSCDRRRRRSESPRESRSGRGYGRGRSRSREDERYKQRPRRESRERSRSRSRSPRENINMASASHYAGEEARGAQSPSRSRSRSASRSHSRSRSRSRSWAGRKSGGR, from the exons ATGGGCAAAGGTAACAAGtctgaattattttt GTTTGAGGACGTCCGCGATGCAGAGGATGCTCTTCACAGTCTGGACAGGAAGTGGGTTTGTGGTCGGCAGATTGAAATCCAGTTTGCGCAGGGCGACCGAAAGA CGCCTAATCAGATGAAAACAAAGGAGCGGCGTTCGCCTGGCAGATCCTCGCGCTACGACGACTACGATCGCGACAGCAGACGCAGCAGGCGGTCGCGCAGCCGCAGCTACGAAAGGTACAGGTCACGGAGCCCGTCCTGCGATCGACGTCGGAGACGATCCGAGAGTCCCAGAGA gTCTCGTAGTGGACGGGGGTACGGAAGAGGACGGAGCAGGAGCCGCGAGGACGAGAG ATACAAGCAGAGACCTCGCAGAGAGTCCAGAGAGCGTTCCAGGTCCCGCTCCAGATCACCACGAGAGAACATAAACATGGCGTCTGCGTCTCACTACGCCGGAGAAGAAGCCAGAGGAGCTCAGTCTCCTTCCCGCTCCAGGTCCAGATCCGCGTCTAGATCGCACTCCCGCTCGCGCTCCCGTTCCCGCTCCTGGGCTGGACGCAAGTCCGGAGGACGCTAA
- the srsf10b gene encoding serine and arginine rich splicing factor 10b isoform X1: protein MKTKRERRRGLEKAAKNGEKKKGLKRKRQAGKPPRVSGSRLKSLKIKIKFKVKHGQSMFEDVRDAEDALHSLDRKWVCGRQIEIQFAQGDRKTPNQMKTKERRSPGRSSRYDDYDRDSRRSRRSRSRSYERYRSRSPSCDRRRRRSESPRESRSGRGYGRGRSRSREDERYKQRPRRESRERSRSRSRSPRENINMASASHYAGEEARGAQSPSRSRSRSASRSHSRSRSRSRSWAGRKSGGR from the exons ATGAAGACGAAAAGGGAACGGAGACGAGGCTTGGAAAAGGCGGCAAAGAAtggggaaaagaaaaaaggtttaaagAGGAAAAGGCAAGCAGGAAAACCCCCCCGAGTCTCTGGGAGTCGATTAAAGAGTTTAAAGATCAAGATCAAGTTCAAAGTCAAGCATGGGCAAAG CATGTTTGAGGACGTCCGCGATGCAGAGGATGCTCTTCACAGTCTGGACAGGAAGTGGGTTTGTGGTCGGCAGATTGAAATCCAGTTTGCGCAGGGCGACCGAAAGA CGCCTAATCAGATGAAAACAAAGGAGCGGCGTTCGCCTGGCAGATCCTCGCGCTACGACGACTACGATCGCGACAGCAGACGCAGCAGGCGGTCGCGCAGCCGCAGCTACGAAAGGTACAGGTCACGGAGCCCGTCCTGCGATCGACGTCGGAGACGATCCGAGAGTCCCAGAGA gTCTCGTAGTGGACGGGGGTACGGAAGAGGACGGAGCAGGAGCCGCGAGGACGAGAG ATACAAGCAGAGACCTCGCAGAGAGTCCAGAGAGCGTTCCAGGTCCCGCTCCAGATCACCACGAGAGAACATAAACATGGCGTCTGCGTCTCACTACGCCGGAGAAGAAGCCAGAGGAGCTCAGTCTCCTTCCCGCTCCAGGTCCAGATCCGCGTCTAGATCGCACTCCCGCTCGCGCTCCCGTTCCCGCTCCTGGGCTGGACGCAAGTCCGGAGGACGCTAA
- the srsf10b gene encoding serine and arginine rich splicing factor 10b isoform X2 translates to MSRHMRPPNTSLFVRNISDESRPEDLRREFGRYGPIVDVYIPLDFYTRQSRGFAYIQFEDVRDAEDALHSLDRKWVCGRQIEIQFAQGDRKTPNQMKTKERRSPGRSSRYDDYDRDSRRSRRSRSRSYERYRSRSPSCDRRRRRSESPRESRSGRGYGRGRSRSREDERYKQRPRRESRERSRSRSRSPRENINMASASHYAGEEARGAQSPSRSRSRSASRSHSRSRSRSRSWAGRKSGGR, encoded by the exons ATGTCCAGACACATGAGGCCCCCGAACACATCTCTGTTTGTCAGGAACATCTCCGATGAGTCCAG GCCTGAGGATTTGCGGCGTGAGTTTGGCCGCTATGGGCCGATAGTAGATGTCTACATCCCACTTGACTTCTATACGCGACAATCAAGAGGATTTGCATACATTCA GTTTGAGGACGTCCGCGATGCAGAGGATGCTCTTCACAGTCTGGACAGGAAGTGGGTTTGTGGTCGGCAGATTGAAATCCAGTTTGCGCAGGGCGACCGAAAGA CGCCTAATCAGATGAAAACAAAGGAGCGGCGTTCGCCTGGCAGATCCTCGCGCTACGACGACTACGATCGCGACAGCAGACGCAGCAGGCGGTCGCGCAGCCGCAGCTACGAAAGGTACAGGTCACGGAGCCCGTCCTGCGATCGACGTCGGAGACGATCCGAGAGTCCCAGAGA gTCTCGTAGTGGACGGGGGTACGGAAGAGGACGGAGCAGGAGCCGCGAGGACGAGAG ATACAAGCAGAGACCTCGCAGAGAGTCCAGAGAGCGTTCCAGGTCCCGCTCCAGATCACCACGAGAGAACATAAACATGGCGTCTGCGTCTCACTACGCCGGAGAAGAAGCCAGAGGAGCTCAGTCTCCTTCCCGCTCCAGGTCCAGATCCGCGTCTAGATCGCACTCCCGCTCGCGCTCCCGTTCCCGCTCCTGGGCTGGACGCAAGTCCGGAGGACGCTAA